The genomic region CTGCCGTTCTGCTGGCGGCGCCTTCGATCGCCGCGGCAGGCGAAAAGGTGATTTGGGCTGATAATCTCGACGAGGCCTGGCAACTTGCCCAAGAGCACCAGCGACCGATGCTGGTGTTCGTCACCCGCAGCAATTGCAAGTATTGCGTGCGGATGAAAAGCCAAACCTACGCCAACGAACAGGTGGCTCGCGAAGTGAACAATCGCTTCGTGCCAGTGATGGTCAACTCGCAAACGGCGCAGCAGTTGGTGACGAAGCTCGACATCAAGTCGTTTCCCACGACGCTCGTGATTACTCCCGATTATTACATCGTGGAGCAAGTCAAGGGTTATGTGTCGCCGACAGAGCTTTATCGCCGGCTGGGCACGTGCGAGGAGCGGATCGCGCAGCTTCCGGCGACCGCCAGCAAACTCAAGTAGCGCCGGGGGCGGCGCTGGCGTCAGTCTCGCGCCGCGCTGACTCGATCTCCAGGGTGATCGAGGCGTCGAGCGTCTGCGTCTCCACATCGCTGGAGTCGCTGACCGAAGGGTCCGCCTCGGGCGTTGCGGTCGCCGCGGCCCGACCGAGCGCGCGCCGCACGGCGCCTTGGGCGATCTGCCCGACGCGGACGCGATCGCGACGATCGAAGCCGATGGTCCAACTGGCGATGAGCCACGCGCAGCCAGTGACGGCGACACAGGGGATAAGCGTCAACAACGATTTTGGCGCCATCCCTTGCGCTAGCGCGATTGCCACGCTGGCGGTGATCGCGAGTACCACCAAGCCGCGGCCAAAGCCGTACAACAGGTAGCGGCGCACGCCGATGCCGGTTTCGCGGCCGATATGGACGGTGATCACCGCCAGTTGCGCCCAACTCGAAATGACGGCCGGCACGGCCACGCCGACCACGCTCATGTAGCCCCATCCTTGCCGGTGTAGCCACCAGACCAGCGCGATGCCGCAAATAATGCTGGCAATACCCCCGGCGGCCTGCACCAGCGTCATAAAGCGAACGCGATTGAGGCCCACCATGACGAACGATTGCGTCTCGCGGATATGCGTGGCCAAATCCATGAGCGAAAGCAAGGTGAGCGCCTGGGCGGTGACGAGCGCGTCGGCCCCCAGCGTGTCCCCCAGCCAGATGCTGATGATCGGGTGCGCGAAGGCGCCGAACACCACGCAGAACGGCACTGCGATCAAGATGGTGAGGCGTGTGCCGCGGATCGTCACCTCCTGCACTTGTTGATCGTTGCCGGTCGCCTGCAGCGCCGTCACCAGTGGCTTGATCTGCCGGCTGAGCGCGGCCACAAACGGGTACGCGCTGGTCACCACGAGCAGGGCGGGCTTGTAGATCGCCACCGACACGGGGCCCAAAAATCGGGCCAGCACCACGGGATCGGTGAGCGTGTTGACTTGCAGCACTAGCGAGTGCAGAAACAGAAATCCGCCCAGCGAATACAGATCGCGAAACGCGTCGATGCGCACAAAGCGGGCGCCAAGTTGTAGCGGCGGATAAAGCCGCTTGGCGAAGATCATCAAAGTCAGCACGCTCACCGCGCGCGCGCCGAGCATCGCCACGGCCCAGCCGTACAGTCCTAGTCCCATGCCACCCAGCAGCGCCAACACCCCCACAAAGCGCACGAGCACATCGGTGATTTGCACCAGATCCGTGATGTCGAACCGATGGTCGGCCTCGATCAATGCGCCAAAGCTGGGGGCCACGAACGACATGACAGCCGATAGCGCCACGTACCAGCGCACCAAGGTGATGGCCGCCGCGCGCTGCTCGGGGGCGATCTCGAAGTAATCGACGATCGGTTCGGCGCAGAGCGCGAATAGTCCTGCCAGCGCCAGCCCCAGCACGAGGTAGCAGCTCAGGGCGCTATTGAACAACTCGTTGACGCGCTGCGGGTTGGCCAGCGCCACCTGTTCCGCCAAATGACGCGACAACGCGGCGCGCAATCCCAGATCGGTGAGGATCGTCAGGTAAACAATGGTGGTGATGAGCTCGACCGTGCCGTAGCCCGCCTGACCGAGGTGGGTCAGCAGGAAGCGCACCAGGAAGAGGGCCACCAAAGCGGCGATCAGGCTGCGCAGCCAGGTGGTGGCGGTGTTTCGCGCAATGCGGCCAGCGACGCTCAATGCAGAACCTGTATGCGGGGTGGGCCCAGGACGAAGAACTTCGTCCCGTACGGGCCAACCGGTTGTAGGAGATGTGACTTCGCGAACGAAGATGACTAATTTTTAACGCGTGCCCGCTGCGTTGCCATTGTGGCTTCTAACATAATAGATAGCCACCTCGACTTACCACGCGGGCTAGACAATTTATGTGCGGAATTGCCGGAATCTTTGGCCAGGGATCCCGGGAGCCTGTCACCTCCGAGCAATTGGAGGCGATGCTGGCGACCATGCCGTATCGCGGTCCCGACGCAAGGGGGGTACGTGTGTTCGATCCAGGTACCGGCCTGGGGCATTTGCGATTGGCGATCCTCGATCTGCGCCCCGAGAGCAATCAGCCGTTTGAGATCGACGACGGCGACCTGACGATCACCTACAACGGCGAGATCTTCAACTACGTTGAGCTGCGCGCCGAGCTCGAGGCGTTGGGCGAGACCTTTCGCACCCAGTCCGACACCGAAGTGTTGTTGCGCGCTTATCGGCGCTGGGGCTTCGAGTCGCTGACCAAGTTCAATGGCATGTGGGCATTCGCCATATACGATCGCCGCCGCGACGTGTTGTTTTGCGCCCGCGATCGATTCGGCGTCAAGCCGTTCAACTACGCGACGCACCGCGGTCGATTTTTATTCGCCTCCGAGATCAAGGCGCTGTTGGCGGTCGCGCCGGAATTGGCGGAGCCCGATTACAACTCCATCTCGCGCGTGCTGCGCGCCAGCGTTGGCGCGCGCTGCACTTCGACTTGCTTTGTCGACGTGAAGCGCTTGCCCCCGGCGCACGCGATGACCGTCACGCGCCAAGGCGTGACGATCGAACGGTATTGGAACTATGCGACCGAAGTCGATCATTCGCTCAGTTTCGACGACGCGGCCGAGCAGTTGCAAGAGTTGCTCTCCGACGCCGTGAAATTGCGGATGCGCAGCGACGTGCCGGTGGGGCTGACGCTGTCGGGCGGCGTCGACTCGTCAGCGCTGGCGTGCATGCTGCGCACCTTTTACGAGGGGCCGTTCGACACCTTTACGGCGGCCTATCAGGGAGAACCGTATGACGAATCGCCGCAGGCCGCCAAACTGGCCCAATCGCTGGGGATGCGATCGAACCTGATTCCCGCGCGATTCGACGATTTTCTGCCCACCTTGCGGCAGATTGTTTGGCATCTGGAGACGCCCATTCCCTCGCCGGCCGTCTTTCCACTCTGGAACATCGACCGCGAGGCGCGCGGCAAGGTAACGGTGCTCTTGGAAGGACAAGGGGCGGACGAATTGCTGGCGGGCTACAGCTCAAACTTCCTCGATGCGGTTCTCGATCGGTTGTTTGCGGGGCGTATCGGCGGCGCCATGAGTGAATTGCGATGGGCCTGCCAGACCCTGGGACCCGTCAGCGCGCTGCTGTTGGCCGGCCGCCGCCTGAATCCTCCGCTGGTTCACAAGGCGTTCCGGAGTTGGCGCGGCGACGAGCGCGTGTACATCGGCCCGCTGCGCGACGCCAGCGAATCGCCAGACCGGCAACTGTCGATCTCCGGCATCGGTCGACTCAACG from Pirellulales bacterium harbors:
- a CDS encoding thioredoxin family protein — its product is MRRALFASGLALAAVLLAAPSIAAAGEKVIWADNLDEAWQLAQEHQRPMLVFVTRSNCKYCVRMKSQTYANEQVAREVNNRFVPVMVNSQTAQQLVTKLDIKSFPTTLVITPDYYIVEQVKGYVSPTELYRRLGTCEERIAQLPATASKLK
- a CDS encoding lipopolysaccharide biosynthesis protein; translation: MSVAGRIARNTATTWLRSLIAALVALFLVRFLLTHLGQAGYGTVELITTIVYLTILTDLGLRAALSRHLAEQVALANPQRVNELFNSALSCYLVLGLALAGLFALCAEPIVDYFEIAPEQRAAAITLVRWYVALSAVMSFVAPSFGALIEADHRFDITDLVQITDVLVRFVGVLALLGGMGLGLYGWAVAMLGARAVSVLTLMIFAKRLYPPLQLGARFVRIDAFRDLYSLGGFLFLHSLVLQVNTLTDPVVLARFLGPVSVAIYKPALLVVTSAYPFVAALSRQIKPLVTALQATGNDQQVQEVTIRGTRLTILIAVPFCVVFGAFAHPIISIWLGDTLGADALVTAQALTLLSLMDLATHIRETQSFVMVGLNRVRFMTLVQAAGGIASIICGIALVWWLHRQGWGYMSVVGVAVPAVISSWAQLAVITVHIGRETGIGVRRYLLYGFGRGLVVLAITASVAIALAQGMAPKSLLTLIPCVAVTGCAWLIASWTIGFDRRDRVRVGQIAQGAVRRALGRAAATATPEADPSVSDSSDVETQTLDASITLEIESARRETDASAAPGAT
- the asnB gene encoding asparagine synthase (glutamine-hydrolyzing): MCGIAGIFGQGSREPVTSEQLEAMLATMPYRGPDARGVRVFDPGTGLGHLRLAILDLRPESNQPFEIDDGDLTITYNGEIFNYVELRAELEALGETFRTQSDTEVLLRAYRRWGFESLTKFNGMWAFAIYDRRRDVLFCARDRFGVKPFNYATHRGRFLFASEIKALLAVAPELAEPDYNSISRVLRASVGARCTSTCFVDVKRLPPAHAMTVTRQGVTIERYWNYATEVDHSLSFDDAAEQLQELLSDAVKLRMRSDVPVGLTLSGGVDSSALACMLRTFYEGPFDTFTAAYQGEPYDESPQAAKLAQSLGMRSNLIPARFDDFLPTLRQIVWHLETPIPSPAVFPLWNIDREARGKVTVLLEGQGADELLAGYSSNFLDAVLDRLFAGRIGGAMSELRWACQTLGPVSALLLAGRRLNPPLVHKAFRSWRGDERVYIGPLRDASESPDRQLSISGIGRLN